In Gossypium raimondii isolate GPD5lz chromosome 12, ASM2569854v1, whole genome shotgun sequence, a single window of DNA contains:
- the LOC105763083 gene encoding allantoate deiminase 2: MTFTRISHFSLFFSSFFFLSSTLSSHLYPASATTPEKDGKTRSLYSEILRDEAVARLNDLGKVSDADGYLERTFMSPASVRAGFLIREWMEDAGLRTWVDSMGNLHGRVEGMNASAQALLIGSHLDTVVDAGMFDGSLGIISAISALKVLKSIGKLGELKRPVEVIAFSDEEGVRFQSTFLGSAAVAGILPVTALKISDKSGVTVQDALKGNSIEITEDSLLGLKYDPASIWGYFELHIEQGPVLEWVGFPLAVVKGIAGQTRMKVTVRGSQGHAGTVPMSMRRDPMAAAAELIVLLESLCKHPRDFLSSGGNCNEQTLESLSTSLVCTVGEISTWPSASNVIPGQVTFTVDLRAIDDVGREAVVYELSNQMYKICDRRSVSCIIERKHDANAVICDQELSSRLKSAAYSAVNKMVGQIHEEVPVLMSGAGHDAMAISHLTKVGMLFVRCRGGISHSPEEHVLEDDVWAAGLAVLAFLESHM, translated from the exons ATGACTTTTACCAGAATTTCccatttctctctctttttctcctctttctttttcctatcATCAACCCTTTCTTCTCATCTTTATCCTGCTTCTGCAACTACTCCTG aaaaagatggcaaaacgAGATCTTTGTATTCAGAAATATTAAGGGACGAGGCAGTTGCAAGGCTTAATGATCTTGGAAAG GTGAGTGATGCTGATGGCTACCTTGAGAGAACATTTATGAGCCCAGCTTCTGTGAGGGCAGGCTTTCTTATTCGTGAGTGGATGGAGGATGCTGGTTTGAGAAC GTGGGTGGATTCTATGGGCAATTTACATGGTCGAGTTGAGGGAATGAATGCGAGTGCTCAAGCTCTGTTAATTGGCTCTCATTTG GATACTGTTGTTGACGCTGGGATGTTTGATGGGTCATTAGGTATAATTTCTGCTATATCAGCATTGAAAGTCTTGAAAAGCATTGGCAAGTTGGGAGAACTAAAACGACCAGTCGAG GTTATTGCATTTAGTGATGAGGAGGGAGTGAGGTTTCAATCTACCTTTCTTGGCAGTGCTGCAGTAGCTGGAATTTTACCTGTTACAGCATTGAAGATATCTGATAAGAG TGGTGTGACAGTGCAAGATGCTCTCAAGGGAAATTCCATAGAAATTACAGAGGATAGCCTGTTGGGGTTGAAGTATGATCCTGCATCGATTTGGGGTTATTTTGAG CTTCACATTGAACAAGGACCTGTACTAGAATGGGTTGGTTTTCCTCTTGCTGTAGTTAAAGGCATAGCGGGACAAACACGAATGAAG GTTACGGTGAGAGGTTCACAAGGACACGCCGGAACAGTACCAATGTCAATGCGTAGGGACCCTATGGCTGCTGCTGCTGAATTGATTGTTTTGCTAGAAAGTCTATGTAAACATCCTCGAGATTTCTTATCCAGTGGCGGTAACTGCAATGAGCAAACATTAGAATCGTTGTCCACTTCTCTTGTCTGTACAGTTGGAGAGATCTCGACCTGGCCAAGTGCAAGTAATGTCATTCCAGGGCAG GTAACTTTCACTGTGGATTTACGTGCAATTGATGATGTTGGACGTGAGGCTGTTGTTTACGAATTATCTAATCAGATGTATAAAATATGTGATAGACGTTCTGTATCTTGCATCATTGAACGGAAG CATGATGCAAATGCAGTAATTTGTGATCAAGAACTGAGTTCACGGCTAAAATCTGCAGCTTACAGTGCTGTCAACAAAATGGTAGGGCAGATTCATGAAGAGGTTCCAGTGCTAATGAGCGGAGCAGGGCATGATGCGATGGCCATATCTCATCTAACCAAG GTTGGAATGCTGTTTGTCCGGTGTCGGGGCGGCATAAGTCACTCCCCGGAGGAGCATGTATTGGAAGACGATGTTTGGGCAGCCGGTTTAGCAGTGCTAGCATTTCTTGAGTCCCATATGTAA